In Blattabacterium cuenoti, the genomic window AATCCACATGTCCTGGAGTATCTATAATATTAATTTGATATTTACTCTTATTATATATCCATTCGCAACATGTAGCTGCAGAAGTAATAGTTATTCCACGCTCTTGTTCTTGTTGCATCCAATCCATAGTAGCCGCTCCATCATGAACTTCACCGATTTTATGATTAATACCTGTATAAAACAAAATTCTTTCTGTAGTGGTAGTTTTTCCTGCATCAATATGTGCTGCTATTCCAATGTTTCTTGTATATTTTAAATCTTTTTCCATAAATAAAATAACTAAAATCTAAAATGAGAAAATGCTTTATTAGCTTCTGCCATTTTATGAATATTTTCTTTCCTTTTCACAGCTTCGCCTTGTTCTTTAAAAGCTTCCCAAATTTCATATGCTAATTTGTTTGCCATTGTTTTTTCATTTCTAATAGAAGCACAGGAAATTAATAATTTCATCGCTTTTGTAATTTTACTATTAGAAGAAATAGGTACAGGAACTTGAATATTAGATCCACCCATACGGCGACTTCTAACCTCTACATGAGGCATGACGTTTTTTAATCCTTCTTTCCATATTTCCAATGCAGACTTTATTTCTTTTTCCTTGATCGTATCAATTTTTTTCATAGCATTATAAAAAATATTATAAGCTATATTTTTCTTTCCATTTTTCATTAAATGATTAACAAAACGTGTGACAAGAGGATCATGAAATTTAGGATCAGGAAAATATACTTTTTCTTTCTTTTTAATTTTTCTCATTAATAGTTTAATCTTTTTTGACTATTTTAGCTCCATACTTACTTCTACTTTTTTTTCTTCCATTGACTCCAGCCGTATCTCTAGCTCCTCGTACTACTTTATATTTCACACCTGGTAAATCTTTGACTCTACCTCCTTTGACTAATACTATTGAATGTTCTTGAAGATTATGGCCTTCTCCCGTAATATAACTAATTACTTCTCTTCCGTTTGTAAAACGAACACGAGCTACTTTTCGCATAGCGGAATTAGGTTTTTTTGGTGTGGTAGTATAAACTCTAGTACATACTCCTCTTTTTTGAGGACAAAATTCTAATGCTATAGATTTCCGTTTTTTAGAAACAGAAGTACGACCTTTTCTAATTAACTGCTGTATAGTAGGCATATCCTATATTTAAAATGCAAATTATGCTATTTAATAATAAATTACAAAACTTAATAATTAAAAAAAACTAATCAATATTAAAAATTATCAAGGTGTATTTTTTTATTTTGAAAAGAATTTTCTTCTAATGATTTAATATTAAGTTCTTTATAAATATAACGAAAAGTTGAAAGTAAACAAGGAAAACCGTCTACAATAGCTACATTATGTTCATAATGAGCTGAATTTTTTTTATCTAGGGTGGTTACCGTCCATCCATCTTTATGGAAACAAATTTGAGATGAACCAATATTTACCATTGGTTCTATAGAAAGAACCAACCCTTCTTTTAATTTAAGACCTTTTCCTTTTTTTCCAAAATTTGGTATTTGAGGATCCTCATGCATATTTTTTCCCAGCCCATGACCCACAAGGTCTTTTACTACATTATAACCATTTTTTTCAATAAAAGATTGAATTGAATATCCGATATCTCCAATCTTATTTCCATATTTACAATTGGATATTCCAATATAAAGAGATTTTTTAGAACAATTTAAAAATTCTTTTGTTTGATAAGAAACACTTCCAACTTCAAAAGTATATGCATGTTCTCCATAAAATCCATTCATATAAACTCCACAATCTATAGATAATATATCTCCATCAGATAAAGGATCTAGATTAGGAATTCCATGTACAACTTGGTGATTTGGAGAAACACACAAAGTATTTGGAAAATCATATAATCCTAAAAAGGCAGGTTTACCTCCATGATCACGAATAAAAGATTCTGCAAGTTTATCTAAATAAAGTGTATTAATTCCTGGTTTTATTTCTTTAGCTAACATTCCTAATGTTTTAGAAGCTAAAAAAGCACTTTTTTTGATTAAAATTATTTCTTCTATAGTCTTCAATTGTATCAAAATGCAATTATTTTTTGTTTATTATAATAGAAGTTCCATTCATAATTTTAGGAATAGGTAATCCCATTAATTGTAAAATAGTGGGAGCTACATCTGACAAAACTCCCTTATTTTTCAAAAAAATATCTTGTTTTTTTATATCTCTATTTAAAATAATAAAAGGAACTAAAGATGTAGTATGAGCAGTATGAGGAGTTCCGTCTATATTGATCATACAATCGGCATTTCCATGATCCCCTACAATAATAACTGTATATGAATTTTTTATAGCTTCTTCAGAACAATATTTCGCACATTTATCAACAAATTCACATGCTTTTATTGTTTCTTTCATTTTACCAGTATGTCCAACCATGTCTGGATTTGCAAAATTTAGACAAATAAAATCTGATTGTTTTCTTTTTAGTTCAGGAATAATTTTTTTTACAATATTTTCTGCGCTCATTTCAGGTTTTAAATCATAAGTAGGAACTTTAGGAGATTTACATAAAATTCTTATTTCTCGATTAAAAGGTGTCTCTCTTCCCCCCGAGAAAAAAAAAGTTACATGTGGATATTTTTCTGTTTCAGCTATACGTATTTGTTGTTTTCCTTCTTTTTCTAAAATTTCACCTAAAGTATCTGATAAATATTCTTTTTTAAAAAGAACATGAACTCCCTTATATTTAGGATTAAAACAAGTCATAGTTATATAATAAGATAAGTCTAATTTTTTCATTTCTGAAAAAGGGGTATTGTATCCTATTAAAAGCTCTGTAATCTGCCTCGAACGATCAGGACGAAAGTTAAAACAAAAAACAACATCTCCATTTTTAATTTTTGAAATAGGAACTTCATTTTCATCAACAATTACTAAAGGAGATAAAAATTCATCTGTTACTCCTTTATTATAAAATTCTTCTATAGACGAAATTATGTTTTTAGTATAAATTCCTTTTGAATTAACCATTACATCATATGCTTTTTTAGTTCTTTCCCATTTTTGATCACGATCCATAGAATAATATCTTCCAATAACAGAGCATAATGTTCCAACATATTGTTTAGTTACATTTAAAAGTTCTTTTATATAAAAAATACTTCTTTTTGGAGAAGAATCTCTTCCATCTGTAAAAACATGTATAAAAACATCTTTTATTTTTTTTTTATAAGCTATTTTAAGCAAATAAAAAAGATGATTCATATGTGAATGAACTCCACCATCAGATAATAATCCAATAAAATGAATTCTTTTTTTAGAAATAAAAACTTCATTAAAAAGAACATCTACTTTTTCTCTAAATGAATTATTTTTTATGGAAATATTAATTTTCTCTAAACTTTGAGGTACTTTACGTCCAGATCCTAAATTAATATGACCTACTTCCGAGTTTCCCATTTGTCCTTTAGGTAATCCAACATGATATCCTGATGCTTCTAATTTACTAGAAGGATAATTTTTATAGCAAAAATTAATAAATGGAGTATTAGCTTGTTCTATTGCAGAAAAATAATAATTTTGTGAAGTAGTAAGGCCCCAACCGTCCAAAATTATTAACATTAATCTTTTCATTTAATTTCAAAAATTAAATACTTACTCTTTTAAAAATATTTATTTTCAAATTTTTGTCATATTTATCTAAATATTCTTGAATAGTTATATTAGTATTTTTTATAAACTTTTGATTAAGAAGAGTATTTTCTGAAATAAACTTTTTAATTTTTCCTTGAATTATTTTTTTTATGACAGAATCAGGCTTATTTTCCTTTTTAACTTGATCTTTAATAATTTCAATTTCTTCGTTTATTAATAGACTGGGAATTTCTTTTTCATCAATAGCTATAGGATTCATAGCAGCTACATGCATTGCTATATCCTTAGCTATAGACATATTTATTTTAGTAGAAAAACCAACTAATGTTGCAATCTTATTAGTATTATGAGTATAATTTATTACAAATGGAGAATTGATTTTTTCAAAAATTTTTAATTCCAATTTTTCTCCTACAACTCCCATTTTATTTACAATCATTTCTTGTATACTATCATATTCATTATATGAACTAGATAAAAAATCGATTTTATTATTAAAAAGTAAAGATTGCTTCGAAAGTATAGATAAAAAACCTAAAAACTCAGATCCTTTGGATAAAAAATCCGTTTCACAACTAATTCCTATAATAGTTCCACAAGAATAGTTGAAATTAACAGAAGCAATAAGAGCTCCATCTTTCATTTTAAAATGAGAACGATTAATTGCTATTTTTTCTCCTTTTTTTCTCAAAATATGAATAGCTTGATCAATATTTCCATTGGAATGCATCAATGCTTCTTTACAATCCATAATTCCAATTCCTGTCATTTTTCTAAGTTTATTAATTTTATGTAGAGGGATTTTCATAAATTTTTATTTATTTTTATCTTCACGTTCATTTCTATTAATAGAAGTTCCATGTTGAATTGCTTCTGTCACAAATTTCAAAATAATATCTATGGATTTAGAAGAATCATCATTAGAAGGTATAGGATATTGAATATCATTAGGATTTGTATTTGTATCTACCATAGCAAAGGTAGGTATTTTTAGTTTTTTAGCTTCAGTTAAAGCTATTTTTTCCTTATTTGGATCCACCAAAAAAATACCGCTTGGTATGTGATTCATATTTGAAATACTTCCTAAATTTTTATATAATTTTGCATATAGTCTATCAATTAGTAATCTTTCTTTTTTAGATAAAGTATCGAAAGTCCCATTTTTTTTCATTTTTTCTATATTATTCATTTTTTTTACGGACTTACGAATTGTTGTAAAATTCGTGAGTAATCCTCCTAACCATCTTTCTGTTATGCAAGGCATATTTACACTTTTTGCATAATGATAAACTTTTTCTCTAGCTTGAGCCTTTGTTCCTACTAATAGAATTTTTTTTCCAGTTATTGCAATTTTTTTTAATTCATTACAGGCTTCTTCCAATTTTGAAATTGTTTTTGCTAAATCTATAATATGAATTCCTCCTTTTTTCATAAAAATAAAAGGACGCATATTTGGGTTCCATTTTCTTGCAATATGTCCAAAATGAACCCCAGCTTTCAATAAATCTTGAGTATTGATTTTCATTATATTTTCCTAATTTAATTTTTCTAACGTTTTGAAAATTGATACTTTTTTCTAGCTTTTTTTTGACCAAATTTTTTTCTTTCCACTTCTCTAGAATCACGAGTTAATAATCCTTCAGCTTTTAACTTTTTTCTGTTTTTTATATCATATTTACAAAGCGCACGAGATATAGCGAGACGAATTGCTTCAGCTTGACCGTTAAATCCACCTCCAAAAACTTTTATATTGATATCA contains:
- the rpsI gene encoding 30S ribosomal protein S9, with the translated sequence MIHTIGRRKRSLARIYLKLGNGSITINSKKLNQYFPKYIHHKILYPIDIIEKLDEFDINIKVFGGGFNGQAEAIRLAISRALCKYDIKNRKKLKAEGLLTRDSREVERKKFGQKKARKKYQFSKR
- the gpmI gene encoding 2,3-bisphosphoglycerate-independent phosphoglycerate mutase is translated as MKRLMLIILDGWGLTTSQNYYFSAIEQANTPFINFCYKNYPSSKLEASGYHVGLPKGQMGNSEVGHINLGSGRKVPQSLEKINISIKNNSFREKVDVLFNEVFISKKRIHFIGLLSDGGVHSHMNHLFYLLKIAYKKKIKDVFIHVFTDGRDSSPKRSIFYIKELLNVTKQYVGTLCSVIGRYYSMDRDQKWERTKKAYDVMVNSKGIYTKNIISSIEEFYNKGVTDEFLSPLVIVDENEVPISKIKNGDVVFCFNFRPDRSRQITELLIGYNTPFSEMKKLDLSYYITMTCFNPKYKGVHVLFKKEYLSDTLGEILEKEGKQQIRIAETEKYPHVTFFFSGGRETPFNREIRILCKSPKVPTYDLKPEMSAENIVKKIIPELKRKQSDFICLNFANPDMVGHTGKMKETIKACEFVDKCAKYCSEEAIKNSYTVIIVGDHGNADCMINIDGTPHTAHTTSLVPFIILNRDIKKQDIFLKNKGVLSDVAPTILQLMGLPIPKIMNGTSIIINKK
- the rpsG gene encoding 30S ribosomal protein S7; this encodes MRKIKKKEKVYFPDPKFHDPLVTRFVNHLMKNGKKNIAYNIFYNAMKKIDTIKEKEIKSALEIWKEGLKNVMPHVEVRSRRMGGSNIQVPVPISSNSKITKAMKLLISCASIRNEKTMANKLAYEIWEAFKEQGEAVKRKENIHKMAEANKAFSHFRF
- the tsf gene encoding translation elongation factor Ts, producing the protein MKIPLHKINKLRKMTGIGIMDCKEALMHSNGNIDQAIHILRKKGEKIAINRSHFKMKDGALIASVNFNYSCGTIIGISCETDFLSKGSEFLGFLSILSKQSLLFNNKIDFLSSSYNEYDSIQEMIVNKMGVVGEKLELKIFEKINSPFVINYTHNTNKIATLVGFSTKINMSIAKDIAMHVAAMNPIAIDEKEIPSLLINEEIEIIKDQVKKENKPDSVIKKIIQGKIKKFISENTLLNQKFIKNTNITIQEYLDKYDKNLKINIFKRVSI
- the rpsB gene encoding 30S ribosomal protein S2, which produces MKINTQDLLKAGVHFGHIARKWNPNMRPFIFMKKGGIHIIDLAKTISKLEEACNELKKIAITGKKILLVGTKAQAREKVYHYAKSVNMPCITERWLGGLLTNFTTIRKSVKKMNNIEKMKKNGTFDTLSKKERLLIDRLYAKLYKNLGSISNMNHIPSGIFLVDPNKEKIALTEAKKLKIPTFAMVDTNTNPNDIQYPIPSNDDSSKSIDIILKFVTEAIQHGTSINRNEREDKNK
- the rpsL gene encoding 30S ribosomal protein S12, translated to MPTIQQLIRKGRTSVSKKRKSIALEFCPQKRGVCTRVYTTTPKKPNSAMRKVARVRFTNGREVISYITGEGHNLQEHSIVLVKGGRVKDLPGVKYKVVRGARDTAGVNGRKKSRSKYGAKIVKKD
- the map gene encoding type I methionyl aminopeptidase; amino-acid sequence: MIQLKTIEEIILIKKSAFLASKTLGMLAKEIKPGINTLYLDKLAESFIRDHGGKPAFLGLYDFPNTLCVSPNHQVVHGIPNLDPLSDGDILSIDCGVYMNGFYGEHAYTFEVGSVSYQTKEFLNCSKKSLYIGISNCKYGNKIGDIGYSIQSFIEKNGYNVVKDLVGHGLGKNMHEDPQIPNFGKKGKGLKLKEGLVLSIEPMVNIGSSQICFHKDGWTVTTLDKKNSAHYEHNVAIVDGFPCLLSTFRYIYKELNIKSLEENSFQNKKIHLDNF